A window of the Schlesneria paludicola DSM 18645 genome harbors these coding sequences:
- a CDS encoding DSD1 family PLP-dependent enzyme — MSLGNFPSSSIRFVGWTRSEIDTPCLCLDLAAFESNLKSVASRVSAAGKHWRPHAKCHKSPEIALRCLEQGAIGITCAKVSEAEVFASAGIKDLLIAHLPVGAGRVRRLAELCRSAAPIVTCDHYVQAAELSAECVRLGVRCRALVELNIGMNRTGVRPGRDARELAHGIQRLPGLQLVGIMGYEGHAMSLTDPIEKRDCIDAALGILSHARDLYRKNGLCCDIVSAGGTGSLQQALLCPALTEVQAGGAIFGDPYYLQMPDVQGLTSALTLLTTVVSRPSYDCAVLDAGLKAMTADKQMPIVKGWDDARIQRLSAEHTVLELGPSSRELRIGDQVELVVGYSDLTTMLHDEFLCFRGNRLEAVWPISARGKFI, encoded by the coding sequence ATGTCCTTGGGGAACTTTCCGTCCAGCTCTATCCGCTTTGTCGGCTGGACGCGGTCCGAAATCGACACTCCGTGCCTTTGCCTTGACCTCGCCGCGTTTGAGTCAAATCTCAAATCAGTGGCATCAAGGGTTTCTGCTGCGGGAAAGCACTGGCGGCCTCACGCAAAGTGCCACAAATCACCCGAAATCGCGCTACGCTGTCTTGAACAGGGCGCGATCGGAATCACCTGTGCAAAAGTGTCCGAAGCGGAAGTCTTTGCCTCTGCCGGAATCAAGGATCTGTTGATTGCCCATCTTCCGGTGGGAGCCGGGCGCGTTCGACGGCTCGCAGAACTTTGCCGGTCAGCCGCCCCGATCGTCACGTGTGATCACTACGTCCAGGCCGCCGAGCTTTCCGCCGAATGTGTGCGACTGGGCGTCCGCTGCAGGGCACTGGTCGAGCTCAACATCGGCATGAATCGAACCGGAGTCCGCCCGGGACGTGACGCGCGCGAGCTGGCTCACGGAATTCAAAGACTGCCCGGACTGCAACTCGTCGGCATCATGGGCTACGAAGGCCACGCGATGTCTCTGACGGACCCGATCGAGAAACGCGACTGCATCGATGCCGCCTTGGGAATTCTCTCGCATGCCCGCGACCTTTATCGCAAGAACGGACTTTGTTGCGACATCGTCAGCGCGGGGGGAACCGGCTCGCTGCAACAAGCACTGCTTTGTCCGGCGTTGACCGAAGTGCAAGCAGGCGGCGCCATTTTTGGCGATCCCTACTATTTACAGATGCCCGATGTGCAAGGCCTGACATCCGCACTGACCCTGCTGACGACAGTCGTCAGCCGCCCCTCGTATGACTGCGCCGTACTCGACGCGGGCTTGAAAGCGATGACCGCCGATAAGCAGATGCCGATCGTAAAAGGCTGGGACGACGCCCGCATTCAGCGCCTGAGCGCCGAGCATACCGTGCTGGAATTGGGCCCCAGTTCACGAGAATTGCGGATCGGCGACCAGGTGGAACTCGTGGTAGGATATTCCGACCTCACAACAATGCTGCATGACGAGTTTCTGTGCTTTCGCGGGAATCGACTCGAAGCGGTCTGGCCGATTTCCGCCCGCGGCAAATTCATTTGA
- a CDS encoding aldo/keto reductase translates to MQSIGQTGLRVPPLGFGTFKIGRNQNVKYPHPYELPGAAEATRLLNSILDLGCTLIDTAPAYGLSESRIGEAISHRRQEFVLSTKVGERFEEGHSTFDFSSSGVRMSVERSLRALKTDVLDIVLIHSNGEDQTILEQTDIVATLQELRSRGFIRAIGLSGKTVDGARLALKWADLLMIEYHLQDTSHAVVIDQAADAGVPVFVKKGLSSGRLNPQGSIEFVLSNPNVTSLIVGGMDFDHFRENWNTARKVRTI, encoded by the coding sequence ATGCAATCGATCGGACAAACCGGACTGCGTGTCCCTCCACTCGGATTCGGCACATTCAAGATTGGACGCAATCAAAATGTGAAATATCCCCATCCGTATGAGTTGCCTGGCGCCGCAGAGGCCACTCGATTGCTCAATTCCATCCTCGATCTCGGCTGTACGCTCATCGATACCGCGCCCGCGTATGGACTCAGCGAATCGCGCATTGGAGAGGCGATCAGTCATCGCCGCCAGGAGTTCGTCTTGTCGACGAAAGTCGGTGAGCGATTTGAAGAGGGTCATTCAACATTCGATTTTTCCTCGTCCGGCGTGCGTATGAGCGTCGAACGCAGCCTGCGAGCATTGAAAACCGACGTCCTGGATATCGTGCTGATTCATTCGAATGGTGAGGATCAGACGATTCTTGAGCAGACAGACATCGTCGCCACTCTGCAGGAACTCCGTTCGCGCGGCTTCATTCGTGCCATCGGGCTTTCGGGGAAGACCGTCGATGGCGCACGACTCGCGCTGAAATGGGCCGACCTCCTGATGATCGAGTACCACCTGCAGGACACAAGCCATGCCGTGGTGATCGATCAAGCAGCCGATGCAGGAGTTCCCGTCTTCGTTAAAAAGGGGCTCTCTTCGGGCCGATTGAATCCGCAGGGGTCGATCGAGTTTGTCCTGAGCAACCCCAATGTGACCAGCCTGATCGTCGGCGGAATGGACTTCGATCACTTTCG